Proteins encoded in a region of the Primulina huaijiensis isolate GDHJ02 unplaced genomic scaffold, ASM1229523v2 scaffold2303, whole genome shotgun sequence genome:
- the LOC140967024 gene encoding MLP-like protein 423: MACTFSVEFEAKSDAQKIWDFVKNFHIICRKAFPQVFDSVEVVEGDGNSTGTVRVIKYVPGIPVTNIKEKLDLVDDEKKIISYTFLGGDIFQIYKSFKATLVLNPKGDGTIMKYYGEFERAKGAEAFALSVQDFIDFTFGALDKYILTK, from the exons ATGGCATGCACTTTCTCAGTGGAGTTTGAAGCCAAATCCGATGCACAAAAGATTTGGGACTTCGTCAAAAATTTCCACATCATATGCCGTAAAGCCTTCCCTCAAGTGTTTGACAGCGTTGAGGTCGTGGAAGGCGACGGAAACTCTACCGGCACGGTCCGTGTAATCAAATACGTACCAG GAATTCCAGTGACAAACATCAAGGAAAAACTTGATTTAGTAGATGACGAGAAGAAAATAATAAGCTATACATTTTTAGGAGGGGATATCTTCCAAATTTACAAGAGCTTCAAGGCCACTCTGGTTTTGAATCCTAAAGGCGATGGAACCATAATGAAATATTATGGAGAATTTGAAAGGGCAAAGGGAGCCGAGGCTTTTGCGCTGAGTGTTCAGGATTTCATCGATTTCACTTTCGGCGCTTTGGATAAATATATTCtcaccaaataa